The following proteins are encoded in a genomic region of uncultured Vibrio sp.:
- a CDS encoding Rid family detoxifying hydrolase, protein MTDIINTSKAPLAIGPYVQGVNLGGMVMTSGQLPINPETKQMSEDVAEQTLQSLNNALAIIEEAGLSAKNIVKTTVFVKDLNDFPVVNKVYGDFFDNHNASFPARSCVEVARLPMDAKVEIEVIATT, encoded by the coding sequence ATGACAGATATTATTAATACTTCAAAAGCCCCATTAGCTATTGGCCCTTATGTACAAGGTGTAAATCTAGGTGGAATGGTCATGACCTCGGGTCAGCTTCCAATTAACCCAGAAACAAAACAGATGTCGGAGGATGTCGCTGAACAAACGCTGCAATCATTAAACAATGCTTTGGCCATCATCGAAGAGGCCGGGTTGAGCGCCAAAAATATTGTGAAAACAACCGTATTTGTTAAAGACTTAAATGACTTTCCTGTTGTTAACAAAGTTTACGGTGACTTTTTTGATAATCACAACGCGTCATTCCCTGCTCGATCTTGCGTTGAGGTCGCTCGTTTACCCATGGATGCAAAAGTGGAAATTGAAGTGATAGCAACGACATAA
- a CDS encoding aromatic amino acid transporter, protein MKNSPSLVGGSCIIASVCVGAGMLGLPSAGAGAWTAWSLIAITFTMIMMTVSGWMLLEAFKRYDLKVSFNTVTKDMLGDNVNRINNLAVYFVGGILLYAYITSSGLILEGVLGINNKIASVFFVAIFSLFVWHSTRAVDRISVVLIAFMGLSFIFGVSGLAANIDMSILFDRVNQETNYAPYAMAMLPVALTSFGYHHSVASMRSYYGCEQRAKKAILGGTVIALTLYFLWMVSIYGNLPRSEFGPVIEQGGNVEALLSALGSAIDSDKVASAINTFSMAAILSSFIGVGLGVFDFLADLFKFEDTKQGRTKTWLATFLPPLVLSLLFPFGFVIAIGYAGAAATVWACLVPAMLARKSRRLEGSNEGFVAPGGNIMIGVLMLFGVLTAVFHFMSMLNLLPVFSI, encoded by the coding sequence ATGAAAAATAGTCCATCTTTAGTCGGCGGATCTTGTATTATAGCAAGTGTCTGTGTTGGGGCGGGAATGCTTGGTTTACCAAGTGCAGGCGCAGGTGCTTGGACCGCATGGTCGTTAATCGCAATTACCTTTACTATGATTATGATGACAGTATCAGGCTGGATGCTGTTAGAAGCTTTCAAACGTTATGATTTAAAAGTATCTTTTAATACTGTAACCAAAGATATGTTGGGTGATAACGTAAATCGAATTAATAACTTAGCCGTTTATTTTGTTGGCGGTATTTTACTTTATGCCTATATCACTTCGTCAGGTTTAATACTAGAAGGCGTACTAGGTATTAATAATAAAATAGCTTCTGTTTTCTTTGTTGCTATCTTTTCTCTTTTCGTATGGCACTCCACTCGAGCGGTAGACAGAATCTCTGTTGTTCTTATTGCCTTTATGGGCCTCAGTTTTATCTTCGGTGTATCTGGCTTAGCGGCAAATATCGATATGTCGATCCTGTTTGACCGTGTTAATCAAGAAACCAACTACGCACCTTATGCAATGGCGATGTTGCCTGTCGCGTTGACTTCATTTGGTTACCACCATTCAGTGGCAAGTATGCGTTCTTACTACGGTTGCGAGCAGCGTGCGAAGAAAGCCATCTTAGGTGGAACGGTTATTGCGCTGACACTTTATTTCTTATGGATGGTGAGTATCTACGGCAACTTGCCACGCAGTGAATTTGGTCCAGTTATTGAACAGGGAGGTAACGTAGAAGCATTGCTATCAGCATTAGGCTCGGCAATTGATTCTGATAAAGTGGCCAGTGCCATCAACACTTTCTCTATGGCTGCCATTCTTTCCTCGTTCATTGGTGTTGGCTTAGGCGTTTTCGATTTCTTAGCGGACTTATTCAAGTTTGAAGACACAAAACAAGGTCGAACAAAAACCTGGCTGGCGACCTTCTTACCACCACTCGTTCTATCTTTGCTATTCCCATTTGGTTTCGTTATTGCCATTGGTTATGCCGGCGCAGCGGCAACGGTTTGGGCTTGTCTGGTTCCTGCAATGTTGGCACGCAAATCTCGTCGCTTAGAAGGCAGTAACGAAGGTTTTGTCGCTCCAGGTGGCAATATCATGATTGGCGTATTGATGTTGTTTGGTGTGCTGACCGCCGTGTTCCACTTTATGTCGATGCTGAACCTTCTGCCAGTATTTAGCATTTAG
- the tnaA gene encoding tryptophanase — MENFKHLPEPFRIRVVEPVKTTTREYREEAILKAGMNPFLLDSEDVFIDLLTDSGTGSITQKMQAAMLMGDEAYSGSRSYYALANAVKDIFGYELTIPTHQGRGAEQIYIPILIKKREQEKGLDRSKMVALSNYFFDTTQGHTQVNCCVAKNVYTDEAFDTSVNADFKGNFDLQKLEMAIEEAGPANVPYIVSTITCNSAGGQPVSIANLKAVYEIAKRYDIPVIMDSARYAENAYFVQQREPGYQDWTIEEITRETYKYADALAMSAKKDAMVQMGGLLCFKDESMMDVYTESRTLCVVQEGFPTYGGLEGGAMERLAVGLYDGMRQEWLEYRIGQVQYLVDGLEAIGVVCQQAGGHAAFVDAGKLLPHIPAHQFPAHALACELYKVAGIRAVEIGSLLLGRDPATGKQHECPAELLRLTIPRATYTQTHMDFVIEAFEKVKANAENVKGLDFTYEPKVLRHFTARLKEI; from the coding sequence ATGGAAAACTTTAAGCATCTACCAGAACCATTCCGTATCCGTGTTGTTGAGCCAGTAAAAACCACAACCAGAGAATACCGTGAAGAAGCAATTTTAAAAGCGGGTATGAACCCATTTCTACTAGACAGTGAAGATGTATTTATCGACCTGTTAACGGATAGTGGTACGGGTTCAATCACACAAAAAATGCAGGCAGCCATGCTGATGGGTGATGAAGCCTATAGTGGTAGTCGCAGTTACTACGCACTTGCAAATGCAGTTAAAGATATCTTTGGATATGAACTGACTATCCCAACTCACCAGGGCCGTGGTGCAGAGCAGATTTATATTCCAATTCTGATTAAGAAGCGTGAGCAAGAGAAAGGCCTGGACCGCTCTAAAATGGTGGCTCTGTCTAACTACTTCTTCGATACGACACAAGGTCACACGCAAGTGAACTGCTGTGTAGCGAAAAACGTTTACACAGATGAAGCCTTTGATACATCAGTAAATGCGGACTTTAAAGGCAACTTCGACCTGCAAAAACTGGAAATGGCGATTGAAGAAGCAGGTCCTGCTAACGTTCCTTATATCGTAAGTACCATTACTTGTAACTCTGCAGGTGGTCAGCCAGTTTCTATTGCAAACCTGAAAGCGGTTTATGAAATCGCTAAACGCTACGACATCCCAGTCATCATGGACTCGGCTCGCTACGCAGAAAACGCATACTTTGTGCAGCAGCGTGAGCCAGGTTACCAAGATTGGACAATCGAAGAAATCACTCGTGAAACATACAAGTACGCAGATGCACTTGCTATGTCTGCCAAGAAAGACGCGATGGTACAAATGGGTGGTCTACTATGTTTCAAAGACGAATCCATGATGGATGTATACACTGAATCTCGTACGCTCTGTGTTGTTCAGGAAGGCTTCCCTACTTACGGTGGTCTTGAAGGCGGTGCGATGGAGCGCTTAGCCGTTGGTCTCTATGATGGTATGCGTCAGGAGTGGTTGGAGTACCGTATCGGTCAGGTTCAGTACTTAGTTGATGGTCTAGAAGCGATTGGTGTTGTTTGTCAGCAAGCGGGTGGTCACGCGGCGTTCGTCGATGCAGGTAAATTGCTGCCTCACATTCCTGCGCATCAGTTCCCAGCGCATGCTCTTGCTTGTGAATTGTATAAAGTAGCGGGTATCCGTGCAGTTGAAATTGGTTCGCTTCTGCTAGGTCGTGATCCTGCAACGGGTAAACAGCATGAATGTCCGGCAGAATTGCTACGCCTAACGATTCCTCGTGCAACTTACACGCAAACACATATGGACTTTGTTATCGAAGCATTCGAAAAAGTGAAAGCAAACGCTGAAAACGTAAAAGGTTTGGATTTCACTTACGAACCAAAAGTGCTTCGTCACTTCACCGCTCGACTAAAAGAAATTTAA